The Herbiconiux sp. A18JL235 region GGTGCGCTGGGCGTTCTTGATCTTCGGGGTGCGGAACGCCGGCACACCGTTCGAGATGGCTTCGACGCCGGTGAGCGCGGAGCATCCGCTCGAGAAGGCCCGCAGCAGAAGCAGCACCATCGCCGCCTGGGTGAGCTCGTCTGCCCGCACCTCGAAGGCCGCCGACTCGGCTACCGGGGCGTCGCCGAGGGCCGTGCGGGCGAGGCCGATCACGATCATCGCCGCGACGCTCGCGACGAAGAGGTAGGTGGGGATGGCGAACGCCTTGCTCGATTCGCGCACACCGCGCAGGTTCACCGCCATGAGAAGGACGACGAAGCCGATGGCGATCTCGACGCGGAACGGGTTGAGCTCGGGTAGGGCGGAGATGATGTTGTCGACGCCGGAGGCCACCGACACGGCGACGGTGAGCACGTAGTCGACAAGCAGGGCGGAGGCGACGACCAGGCCCGCCTTCTCACCGAGGTTCTTGTGCGCCACCTCGTAGTCGCCGCCGCCGCTCGGATAGGCCTTCACGAGCTGGCGGTAGGAGGCCACCACCACGATGAGGAGCAGCACCACGGCCGCAGCGACCCAGGGCGCGAAGGTGAGGAAAGAGAGCCCGCCGATGAGCAGGATCATCAGCAGCTCTTGCGGGGCGTAGGCGACCGAGGAGAGGGGATCGCTCGCGAAGATCGGGAGGGCGAGGCGCTTCGGGAGGAGCTGCCCCTCGAGCTTGTCGCTCGGGAGCGGTTCGCCGATGAGCCAGCGCTTCGGCGAGCGGGTTTCGTTGACCACGAGCGAGAACACTACTCCCTGCCAACCCAGAGTCAAGTCGGCAGGGAGCGGCGTTATTCCCGGTCTCCGGGGTCAGTTCTCCCCGGGGATGTCGCTGTCGGTGTACTCGCCCTCCTCGGGCTCGGGGACGTCGACGTCGTCGGCCTCGGTGTCGGTGTACTCGCCGTCGCGTTCTCCGCGTCGTTCGGTCATGAGATCCTCCTCGATGTCGTGGCTCTACTGCGGTCTCGTCGCGAAGCTACCACTCGCGCGAACGACGGACCAGAGCTGCGCACGGATGTGCAGAACGCACCCGTTCTCCCCAGGCTCACCCCTCGCGCACGACGTCGCCGGGCGCCTTGTCGGTGCGCCAACCGCGCCAAGAGGGCTGGCGGAGCCGTCCGGTGCCTGTCCACTCAGCGAACTCGACCTCGCCGACGAGTTTCGGCGTCACCCAGTGCGCGTCGCGCGCATCCACCCCGGGCACGTCGTCGAGCGGCGCGGTCGCGCGTTCCAGCCGCGCGAGCTTCGCGGCGACGTCGTCGAGCTCGCGATCGCTGAACCCCGTGCCGACGCGACCGGCGTAGCGGAGCTCCCCCCGCGCATCCGGAACCGCCGTGAGCAGCGAGCCCACCTGGGCCGCGCGGCGACCCTTGCCCGGCCGCCAGCCCACGATCACCACCTCCTGCGCCAGGTGGTGCTTGATCTTCAGCCAGAGCGACGAGCGCCGCCCTGCCGCGTAGGAACTGTCGCGCCGCTTCGCCAGAACCCCCTCGAGACCGAGCTCCCGGCTCGAGGCGAGCGCGTGGGCGAGGCCTCCGTCGAAGGCGGGCGGCACATGCAGAGCACCCGCCGACTCGGGCAGCAGCTCGAGCAACGCCTCGCGCCGTGCGTCGTAGCCGAGACGTTCGAGCGACTCGCCGTCGAGGCGCAGCAGGTCGAACACCATGAGGTCGACCCGTACCTCCTTCTGCGCCCGTTCCACGTCGCGCGGCTTCGACAGCCCCATGCGCTGCTGCAGCCGGCCGAAGCTCGGGCGGCCGCTGCGGTCGAGGGCGACCACTTCGGCGTCGAGCACGGCGTCGCGGCCGTCGAGCTGGTGCGCGACCGCCGAGACCAGCTCGGGGTAGGCGGCCGTGACGTCGTTGCCGTTGCGGGTGGTGAGGGTGACGGCGCCGTCGTGGCTCTGCACCAGGGCACGGATGCCGTCCCACTTCATCTCGAACGCCCAGTCGCTCTCGTCGTCGATTCCGAGGTAGCCCGACGGGGTCTGCTCGGCGAGGGTGGCGAGCATGGCTTTGGGGGGACGGGAGGCGTCGGCGGAAGCCATCGACGCGCGGATGCTCTTCGTCGGCTTCTGCGCCCGCCCGTTCTTCGCCGGTGGGCCGCCCGGGGAACCGGGTTCTGCATCCCAGTCGACGGGCGTCTGATCCTTCATCAGGTGAATGAGCCACTGGTCGTTCGAACGGCCTCCACTGCCACCGGTGTGGATGAGGGCGAGGCGCTTCGGGTCTCCGAGGCCCCCCGTGGGCTGGCCGTGCAGGGTGGCGATGATCTCCTCGCCGTCGCGCCACTTCTCGAGGTCGTAGCTGCCGAAGTCCCAGATGGAAACCGTTCCCGCGCCGTATTCCCCTTTCGGAATGGACCCCTCGAAGCTGCCGTACTCCATCGGGTGGTCTTCGGTCTGCACCGCGAGGTGGTTCTGGCCGGTGTCGGTGGGTACGCCCTTCGGGAGAGCCCAGGAGACGAGCACGCCGTCGTGTTCGAGGCGGAAGTCCCAGTGCAGCCGGGACGCGTGGTGCTCCTGGATGACGAAGGAGCGGCCGTCGGTCGCGGCGGGGGTGACGTCGGGCACGGGTTCAGGGGTCTTCGAACCGTCCCGCTTGGAGCGGTAGAGGGTGAGACGGTCGCGGGGGGAGGTGTCTGAGCTCGAGCGAGAGCGGCTCGGTTCGGTCCCCCCTCTGTTCGAGTGCCATTCGCCGCCAGGAGCCTCGACCGAGCCGGGCGCATCCGACGCCGCGCCAAGGGGATCGGCCCGCCGCTTCATGCGATCGAGCACCTCGTCCAGCTCGAGCTGCCTTAACGACGCCGACGAGAGCTCCCGCCAGGTGCGCGGCACGGCGACGGTCGGCCGCGCACGGCCGCGCAGCGAGTAGGGGCAGATCGTCGTCTTGTTCGCGTTGTTCTGGCTCCAGTCGACGAGCACCTTGCCGGTGCGCAGCGCCTTCTTCATGTCGGAGACGACGAGCTCGGGATGGTCGGCCTCGAGAACTCTGGCCAGCTCGTGCGCGACGGCGGAGACCTCGTCGGAGCTCTGCCGGCCGTCGAGCGCCGCATACAGGTGAATGCCCTTCGACCCGCTCGTCACCGGCACCGGGTCGAGACCCATGTCGGTGAGGATGCCACGGGCGAGCTTCGCCACCTCGACGCACTCGGGGAGGCCGGCCCCGTCACCCGGGTCGAGGTCGATCACCAGACGGTCGGGGTTCTTGGGTCGGCCGTGAGCATCCACCCGCCACTGCGGCACGTGGATCTCGAGCGCCGCGATCTGGGCGAGCCACGCCAGGGTGGCCTGGTTGTTCACGAGCGGGTAGACGTTGACGTGGTCGGAGTGCTGGATGCTCGCCCGGCGCACCCAGTCGGGCGTGCCCTCGCCGAGGTTCTTCTGGAAGAACACCTCGCCGGGCTCGTCGGCGGTGCCCACACCGTGCACCCACCGCTTGCGGGTGGCCGGGCGATTGCGGGAGTGCGGGATGAGGGTGGTGGCGATCTCGGCGTAGTACCGCAGCACGTCGGCCTTGGTGGTGCCGGTCTCGGGGTAGAGCACCTTGTCGAGGTTCGTGATGCGCAGGCGGTGGCCGCCGACGGTGACCGTCTGCGCCGATCCGTTCGAGCCTGTGCCTTTCGGGGCCATGCTTTCATCCTGGCCCGGGATCGGGGTTGAATGGCATATGCGATCGATCTGGAAGGGCGCGATAACCTTCGGCCTGGTCAACGTGCCGGTGAAGGTCTACGGTGCGACGGAAGACCACGACATCTCGCTGCACCAGGTGCACGAAGCGGATGGGGGGCGCATCCGATATCAACGCCGGTGCGAGATCGACGGCAAGATCATCGACTACGCCGACATCGCGCGGGCCTACGACGACGGTGAGCGCACGGTCATCCTCACCAAGGACGATCTCGCGTCGCTGCCCGAGGAGCGCAGCCGCGAGATCGAAGTCGTCGAGTTCGTGCCGAGCGAGCAGATCGACCCCATCATGCTCGACAAGAGCTACTACCTCGAGCCCGACTCGAAGTCGCCGAAGGCCTACGCGCTGCTGCGCAAGACGCTCGAGACCACCGACCGCACGGCGATCGTGCACTTCGCGCTGCGGCAGAAGACGAGGCTGGGTGCGCTGCGCGTGCGCGGCGACGTGCTCGTGCTGCAGTCGCTGCTCTGGGACGACGAGGTGCGCGAGGCCGCGTTCCCGTCGCTCGACGAGCCCACGCGCGTGTCGTCGCAGGAGCTCGAGATGGCAATGTCGCTGGTCGACCAGTTCTCGAGCGACTTCGCGCCGGAGAAGTTCACCGACGACTACCAGGAGCAGCTGCGCACCCTCATCGAGGCGAAGCTCGAGGCCGGCGACGCCGTCGACACCGACGAGACCTTCGGCCGCAAGCCCGGCGACGAGGACGGCGGGGGAGAGGTGCTCGACCTCATGGAGGCGCTGCGGCGCTCGGTCGACAAGAGCCGCTCGGGCGGGTCGGGGTCGAAGTCGTCGGGGTCGGGTTCGAAGGCCTCCGCCGAGGAGAAGAAGCCGCCGGCGAAGAAGACGGCCGCCAGGAAGGCCCCGGCGAAGAAGACGACCAAAGCCTCCTGACCCTGGCGGCCCCTCTACTCCTCGACGCCTTCCAGACTGCCGCGGAGGGGGCCCTCGGGGTCGAACGCGGCGCACAGCACGAGCCGGTCGTCGTCTTCGGTCCAGGTGGTCTCGGTCGGCGCGGCGTAGGTGAAGTCGTAGATCGAGTCCTCCCAGGCGATACCGGTGAAGTCCTCGTAGCGCTCGAGACAGCCCTCGTCGGCGGCGTAGTCCATGCGGTCGTCGCCCGGGTAGGCCCCGTCGGAGGTGTCGGGCACCTCGAACTCGTCGTAGACCTCGTAGTCGTGGGGCTCGTCGCAGTCCACCACGTCGACGTCGTTCGAGCCGGGCTCGGGCTCGAGGAAGCAGTCGCCGATGTCGTAGGCGAACGGGCCGCCGGCCGGGTCGCCAGGCCCCTCGCCCAGCGGGCTCGGGGGGACGGCGGGGTCGTACGGTTCTGACGTCTCACCCGGCAGGCCGTCGGAGGCGACCGCCGAGGCTGCGGCCATGGCGAGCACCCCGAAGGTGATGGTGAAGGTGAGCACGGTGATCACGATCGCCATCACGAAGCCCAGCACGAGGGTCGACGCGCTCACGATCAGCCCCGCGAGGGCGGGGGAGTTGCGGTACCCCGCCTTGCGCGAGTTCTGCAGGGCCACCGCGGAGACGATGAGCCCGGCGATGTTCACGACGAAGGAGAGGCCGAGGCCCACGAAGCCGAGGGTCTTGTCGGGGTCTTCCGGCGGGCCCACCGGGGGGCGCTGACCGGGTGTGTACTGGCTCATCGTTCTCCTTCTTCCACCGTGGTGTCGCCCGTCGTCGTGTGCATCGTCATCGTCATCATGTGCCTCGTCAACCCGCGCTGCCCGCGCCGGGTTCCACCATGCCCGGTTCGGCGTCGGGCTGCTCGTCGGCCGGCCGGCCGGAGTGCCCGGGTCGCCTGCGCCCCGGCGGGGTCACGACGCGGCGCGGCAGCGCGACATCCGTTCGTCCGGCGCGGTACGCCGCCCGCACGCCGAGCGCAGTGCGGGCGCCATCGACCATCGGATGGAAGAAGGCCTCGCGGTAGCTCGTATTGGTCGTCGCCGACACCAGGAAGTTGAGCGACGAGATGCAGCTGAGGAACACCGCCGTCTTCACGAGTGCCCAGGTGAACGGAACCTCGATGCCTACGATCCGCACGAAGACGAGCCGGTCGCCCACCCACTCGTGAAGCACCTCCTCCGACAGCGCGAGCACGCCGAGCAGCAGCAGGATGAGGCACACGATCACCGAGAACAGCACGGTCTGCAGCACCAGGGCCACCACGAGCCCTGCCTGCAGGTTGAGGCGCTCCCCGCGGGAGAGCGGGGGCGCGCCGGTGGGTGGAGTGCCGGCCGATGCATCCGTGTGGCCCGGTGCATCCGTTTCGCTCGGCGCGTTCTCGAGTTCGCGCATCTCGCTGCGGCTGATCGGCACGACGAAGAGCAGTCCGAGCAGGCCGAAGAACACCGCGACCGCGAGGAGGCGCTCCGCCGACATGGTGCTCGTCACCTCCCACACCGGCCGGGAGAAGAACGCGAAGACGATGACGAGCATGAGGATGGGCAGGGCCCGTGTCACCAGGAGACCCACGGCCGCTGTCTGCCTCCATGCGGTGGTCAGGGCCGAGGCGACGAGCGAGCCGGCACCGAGCCAGGTGAGCGCGAGGCTGAGCGCGGTGAGGGCGATGTGCGAGGCCGCCGTCGCCGCGCCCGCCGTGGGCGACTGCCACACGGCCACGGCGATCGGCACCGCGACGAGGTAGAGCGCACCGGCCGCCACCGCGATCGGCACGGCGGCGCCGGGGGAGCGGTGCAGCAGTCGGGCCGTGAGCGCGCCGACCACGATGGGGAGGGCGAGCGCCACCAGTGCGGCGAACAGGACGAGGAGGCCGAGCGCGATCCCGAGGGGAGTGCTGTTCACCTCGAGGGTGATGCGGCCCCGGACGAGCCCCGAGGTCACCACCGAGGTGATGAGCAGGAAGACCAGGAACGGTAGGGTGCGCGCCAGCAGCAGGTCACCCCGTGACTCGCGTCGCACGAACGCGGGGAGTCCTTCGCGCCGCAGCCAGCGCTCGACCTCGCGTTCGGCTCCCCGATCGCCCTGCCCGGTCATGCGCACCCCTCCTCCTCGATTCTGTCACCCGGGCGCACGGCCGGTGCTCGCGAAGGCTGCGGAGAAATCACCCCCGGTCGGCGCGTTCGGGCTTGGCCGGGCGGCGCGCCAGCGCCACCCACTGGCAGACGAGCACCGCCGCAGCGACGCCCGCGCCCAGCCAGGTGCCTGCCGCGGCGGGCCAGCCGGTCACGAACAGACCGAGCAGCAGCGAGAGCAGGAACGCCCCGACCACGACCACGGCGGTCACGACGAGGAGCGCGATGATCCGCACGGGGTGGGCTCGCGCGAGGCGCGCGACGCCGCGCGGGCTTCCCGCGGCGATGAAGGGACACCCGAGGGCGGCGACGACCGGCACGAGGTAGGGGGAGACGACGGCGGCGAGGGCGCCGACGATCCCGGTGACGACGACCCACCCGAGTGTGCGCCTCGGCGACACCCCGGGGTGCACTCGGCGCGCGAGCGACCACAGTGCGCCGGTCGCGACCAGCAGCGCCACGGCCGACGCCGCCGCCAGCAGCACGCCCACCGTCGAGAGGGCGAGGGGTGGGGAGAGCGCGACCAGTGCCGCCTGCACCGCCGCATGCACGACCACCACCGACGCCAGCCACCCGCCGGCCCGCCACAGCGTGCCCCACCCGCCGGGCCCCCACTCGCCCTCCGCCGGGCCGCCGGGCGTCGACCCGTCGTGCGCCGTCGCGCCGGGCGTCGACTCGCCCGGCCCCCACTCGCCGAGCGCCCCCGTCATGGCCGGGCCGCCTTGTCGAGCACCGACTGCAACGGGCCCGAGAAGAGCTGATCGCCGCCGACGAGCACCGTGAGCTCGGCGCTAAGGGAGGTGCTCGAAGTGACCTCGATCGCCCCGCCGCCGACGGTGCTGCCCGTGCAGGAGATCGCCGTTCCGTCGAGCGAGCACACTGGTGCCTCGAGCACGTCGACGTCGTTCTCGAGCAGAACGTCGACCGCCGCGAAGCGCACCTCGGCGAGCTGATCGCCGCCGACCGGCGCGAGGGCGGCGAGCTGCGAGCACCCGGTGAGGGCCGCCACCGCGAGCACCCCCGCTGCCCCGGCCGCAGCGACTCGGGCGACCCCACCGACGCCAGCCCCGCCCAAGACCGACCGCCTCACGACGGCCCGCCTCACGACGGCCCCGCTCACGATGGCCCCGCACACGATGGCCCCGCTCACGATGGCCCCGCTCACGGCGACCCCGCCCGCGACGGCCCCGCCCGAGACCTCCCCGCCCGCGACGGCCCCGCCTGCGACCTCCACGCCCGCGGCGCCCGCGCTCACGAGCGCCCCTCCGCCTGGGCGAGCCGCGTCTCGTGCTGCAGGATGCGCGTGCGCTCCACCAGATGCTGCAGCTCCAGCTGCGCGTCGCTGATGCTGCCGAGATCGAACGGCGCGGGCAGCAGAAGCTCGGTGTTGCGGTCGAGCGGCGAGCCTCGCCGCATGAGCGGTGTCTCGGCCCAGTCGTTCGACGCGAGCTCGCGACTGCGGGAGGCCAGGTCGAGGTACGACCCCGATGCGCCGGGAACCGCATCCGCCGCGTGGTCGACCACGGTGGTGAATATCGAGAGCGTGCCGTCGCGGTTGTCGACGAGCTCCACCACCTGCTGCTGCTGCGGGAAGTCGATGCAGGATGCGGTGGTGATCTCCCAGAACCCGCCCCCCGCCAGGCGCGCGATGGGCGAGGATCTGGTTGAGATGGGTGTGCCCGTTCAGCCACCCGACCACGACCGGGAACTCCAGCAGCATCGCCACGAACACCTCCGCGCCGTGCAGCACCTCGTGCTGACCCGGACGCTGGGCCCGGTTCTCGAGGGTGTCGCTGTTGTGGTGACTGAACACCAGGGCCAGCTTGTTCTCGGCGGTCGCCGTCTCGAGCTCGCCGCGCAGCCAGCGAAGCTGGTCGTCGGGCACCGCCCCGTCGGGCCCGGCCACCTGGTTGCAGGTGTCGAGGCCGAAGGCGCGCACGGTCGGGCTCAGATCGGCCTTCCACCAGGTCTCGCCGCTCGCGAGGTTGTGATCGGTGAAGCCGTGGCCCACCGGCCCGGGGGCCGTCTCGGTCTCGAAGTGCTCCCGCATGAACTCCTGCTGGCTGAAAAGGGCGCGCGAGGCGTCGGCGGGAACGCTCTTGAACCCCGGGCGCAGCCCGAGCGCGAGCCCCAGGGCGTCGAGGGCACGCTGAGCGGCCCCGGTCTGGGCGGCGTAGCCGGCGACGGCGGCGCTCGCGGTGCCCTCGAGCGTGTACGACTTCTGACCGCCGACGGCGAGGTCGCGCAGTTGCGAGTCGAGGCCGAAGGTGCCGAGCAGCAGCGTCTCATGGTTGCCGTAGACCGTGTACCAAGGCGCCGGGAGGCCGGCCGAGGGCACCGGCTGGGCGATCGACTGGTCGAGCAGCTCGGGCAGGGTCGGGAAGCCGTAGTCGCCGAACGACCCACCCGCCGGGTCGCCCGGCCGATAGGCCCAGACGGCTTCGGCCCAGGCCTGCACCCCCTCGAAGATGCTGCTCGTCCTGGGGTCGACCGAGAGCCCGTCGAGCAGGTCGATGTACCAGCGCAGTTCGCGGTGGGAGTGCATGTCGGCGCTGTCACCGGTGACGATGACGGCGCCCATGGGCGCCCCCGTCAGCGGGCTGAAGCGCAGGTCGGAGATCGACTTCACGGTCGAGGCGGTGACGTGCGGGCTGAGCGGGTCTTGCGGGTGGAACGCCGAGCCCCAGGCGGAGTGGTCCTGCACGATCATCGGCTCGATGCGCCCGGGCGACTGGGCGTCGATGACGTGCATGTCGGAGAGGTGGCCGAGATAGAGCAGTGAACGCCGTGCCGCCGCCCTGCCCGCATCCGGTGCCCGGCCGAGCACGTCGAGGCGGGTCAGGTAGGGCTCGCCCGGGCCGGTGACCAGTGTGCGGTACGAACCCTTCTGAACCGCCCCCTGCAGGATGGTCTGCTGCAGGGTGTTCGGGGCCGTGGCCGCGGCGGCGGCGGGGTCGACTACCGCGGCGGAGGCGAGCGGATGCTGCGCGGTGACGCCTGCGCCGAAGGGCGAGGCCTCGCCCGCCAGCGCCGGGCCGAGCAGTTCACGCGGGATGGCGCTCGCCGCGGCGAGCGCGCCGACGGCGGCGATGAACTGGCGCCGAGACAGTCCGGGCACGGGAATCCTTCGGGGGGTCGGGTAATCCGACACTAGCGGCGGTCCGTGCTGTGCCCCGCCCCCAGATCGGGGCACGCGGGATCCATTCTCAGGGCGCGAAGCCCCAGCGCGGGTAGAAGAGTTCGAAGGCGTGCTCGAAGGCGTACTCGATGGTCGCCGACTCGTGCCCGGTGCCCTCGGAGATGACGAGGTTCGAGCGCATGCCGGCCTCGCCCGCCGCCGCGAACAGCGTGTGGGTGGCGGTGAGGTAGGGCTCGTCCTCCGACCCGTCGGCGAACACCGCGAGCGTGCCGGCGTAGAGCGCTGCCGTCGCGGGGTCGGCGGCACCCGCCGCCAGGATCGTCACCGGCTTCGCTGCGTCGTAGGCCTGCTGGTCGCCGCCGAAGCCCTCTTCGAGGGTCTCCCGCTCACTGCCCAGGTCGGGCTCGAGCTCCCCCGAGATGTCGATCACGCCACCCCAGGTCTCGGGGTTCGCCGCCGCCGAGGCGATGGCGCACTCGCCGCCGTTCGAGAACCCGGCGATGGTCCAGTTCTCGCGCCCTGGCAGCACGTTGAAGTGCGACTCGATGAACGCGGGGGCGTCGACGTTCACGTAGCTGAAGGCGTCGCCTTGGTAGCCGTCGACGCACAGCGGGTTGTTGCCGCCGTCGCCGCCGAGGTGATCGATCGACACCACGATCGGGGCGAGCCCGTCGTGCTCCGCGGCGAAGTCGTCGAGCACCTCGCCGATGTCGGCGACGTCGGGGGCTCCCGGCTGCCCGCTCAAGAAGACGACAACGGGCAGAGCCGGTGCATCAGCCAGCCGCGCAGCG contains the following coding sequences:
- a CDS encoding alpha/beta hydrolase, producing MGDALLHLRIVDGPFLWGTYVLAGAVFLFLLLRRPTRGWVVTAASALLGGTLASLAATFVVQDVLDLFNSPMTLTARLWIVAAGASIALAVVNLWRSRWWRKAIAVWAIALFAWTATLGVSADFGILKNLGDLLDIEVEQPIDLASLAPHSVNPDGPFTEWWSAPVSMPTESTHGTVAIPASDPDFHPRDAVVYLPPAARLADAPALPVVVFLSGQPGAPDVADIGEVLDDFAAEHDGLAPIVVSIDHLGGDGGNNPLCVDGYQGDAFSYVNVDAPAFIESHFNVLPGRENWTIAGFSNGGECAIASAAANPETWGGVIDISGELEPDLGSERETLEEGFGGDQQAYDAAKPVTILAAGAADPATAALYAGTLAVFADGSEDEPYLTATHTLFAAAGEAGMRSNLVISEGTGHESATIEYAFEHAFELFYPRWGFAP
- a CDS encoding Ku protein is translated as MRSIWKGAITFGLVNVPVKVYGATEDHDISLHQVHEADGGRIRYQRRCEIDGKIIDYADIARAYDDGERTVILTKDDLASLPEERSREIEVVEFVPSEQIDPIMLDKSYYLEPDSKSPKAYALLRKTLETTDRTAIVHFALRQKTRLGALRVRGDVLVLQSLLWDDEVREAAFPSLDEPTRVSSQELEMAMSLVDQFSSDFAPEKFTDDYQEQLRTLIEAKLEAGDAVDTDETFGRKPGDEDGGGEVLDLMEALRRSVDKSRSGGSGSKSSGSGSKASAEEKKPPAKKTAARKAPAKKTTKAS
- a CDS encoding ATP-dependent DNA ligase translates to MAPKGTGSNGSAQTVTVGGHRLRITNLDKVLYPETGTTKADVLRYYAEIATTLIPHSRNRPATRKRWVHGVGTADEPGEVFFQKNLGEGTPDWVRRASIQHSDHVNVYPLVNNQATLAWLAQIAALEIHVPQWRVDAHGRPKNPDRLVIDLDPGDGAGLPECVEVAKLARGILTDMGLDPVPVTSGSKGIHLYAALDGRQSSDEVSAVAHELARVLEADHPELVVSDMKKALRTGKVLVDWSQNNANKTTICPYSLRGRARPTVAVPRTWRELSSASLRQLELDEVLDRMKRRADPLGAASDAPGSVEAPGGEWHSNRGGTEPSRSRSSSDTSPRDRLTLYRSKRDGSKTPEPVPDVTPAATDGRSFVIQEHHASRLHWDFRLEHDGVLVSWALPKGVPTDTGQNHLAVQTEDHPMEYGSFEGSIPKGEYGAGTVSIWDFGSYDLEKWRDGEEIIATLHGQPTGGLGDPKRLALIHTGGSGGRSNDQWLIHLMKDQTPVDWDAEPGSPGGPPAKNGRAQKPTKSIRASMASADASRPPKAMLATLAEQTPSGYLGIDDESDWAFEMKWDGIRALVQSHDGAVTLTTRNGNDVTAAYPELVSAVAHQLDGRDAVLDAEVVALDRSGRPSFGRLQQRMGLSKPRDVERAQKEVRVDLMVFDLLRLDGESLERLGYDARREALLELLPESAGALHVPPAFDGGLAHALASSRELGLEGVLAKRRDSSYAAGRRSSLWLKIKHHLAQEVVIVGWRPGKGRRAAQVGSLLTAVPDARGELRYAGRVGTGFSDRELDDVAAKLARLERATAPLDDVPGVDARDAHWVTPKLVGEVEFAEWTGTGRLRQPSWRGWRTDKAPGDVVREG
- a CDS encoding septum formation family protein, whose amino-acid sequence is MSQYTPGQRPPVGPPEDPDKTLGFVGLGLSFVVNIAGLIVSAVALQNSRKAGYRNSPALAGLIVSASTLVLGFVMAIVITVLTFTITFGVLAMAAASAVASDGLPGETSEPYDPAVPPSPLGEGPGDPAGGPFAYDIGDCFLEPEPGSNDVDVVDCDEPHDYEVYDEFEVPDTSDGAYPGDDRMDYAADEGCLERYEDFTGIAWEDSIYDFTYAAPTETTWTEDDDRLVLCAAFDPEGPLRGSLEGVEE